One segment of Rubripirellula amarantea DNA contains the following:
- a CDS encoding sulfatase family protein yields the protein MPESDYQNSTTVNLIIAVIAVILGFDCQHAVAEEVPTSGTRPNILILYADDLGFGDLSCYNDHGKIPTPNLDRLASQGIRFTDGHSSSGICSPSRFALLTGRHHWRDFHGIVQSFGRSLFEHERLTMPEMLQAKGYHTAAIGKWHLGWDWNAIRKPNSEGVVNDKGVQPDDFDWTLPIPDGPLAHGFDHYFGDTVINFPPYCWIKDDRVVRAPDAMLDTTKWRANKEGSWECRPGPMLSDWDPYQNIPTTTDHAIDFINSQAKQERPFFLYFAFPSPHAPIVPNDEFDGKSKAGPYGDFVVETDDACGRLLRALESSGQAENTIVVFTSDNGPERYAYARDEAFDHWSSQPFRGLKRDIYEGGHHVPFIVKWPGVTRSGRVCDALVSQIDLMATFADALDFELPHDAAEDSHSLIPLLKDEQASVRQTHVHNTRKNQYAIRHGDWLLVDAKNGYLSGRNQQWEQRHGYGEDDEGTVELYDLKSDIGQRFNLADQHPEKVTELQRLLTQIREQGHSAPRLSTIP from the coding sequence ATGCCGGAATCCGATTACCAAAACAGCACGACCGTCAATCTAATCATTGCAGTGATTGCCGTCATCTTGGGGTTTGATTGCCAACATGCGGTCGCAGAAGAGGTCCCGACATCTGGTACGCGGCCCAACATTTTGATCCTCTACGCCGACGACCTCGGTTTTGGGGACCTGAGTTGCTACAACGATCACGGGAAGATACCGACACCCAATTTGGATCGCCTAGCTTCGCAAGGAATTCGTTTCACAGACGGACATTCGTCTTCGGGGATTTGTTCGCCTAGCCGATTCGCACTCTTAACAGGTCGGCATCATTGGCGTGACTTCCACGGTATCGTGCAGTCTTTTGGACGGTCCTTGTTTGAACATGAACGCTTGACGATGCCAGAGATGTTGCAGGCCAAAGGCTATCACACGGCGGCGATTGGCAAGTGGCACCTTGGCTGGGATTGGAACGCCATTCGCAAGCCGAATAGCGAGGGTGTCGTGAACGATAAGGGAGTGCAACCAGATGACTTTGATTGGACTTTACCCATTCCCGATGGTCCGCTCGCACACGGCTTCGATCACTACTTTGGTGATACCGTTATCAATTTCCCACCCTATTGCTGGATCAAAGACGACCGAGTGGTACGGGCTCCTGACGCAATGTTGGATACTACCAAGTGGCGGGCTAACAAAGAAGGATCGTGGGAATGCCGCCCCGGCCCCATGTTGTCCGACTGGGATCCCTATCAAAACATCCCCACGACAACAGATCACGCGATTGATTTCATCAACTCACAAGCGAAACAAGAAAGACCGTTTTTCCTTTACTTCGCGTTCCCTTCGCCGCACGCGCCCATCGTCCCCAACGACGAATTCGACGGGAAGTCCAAGGCGGGTCCCTATGGTGACTTTGTTGTCGAAACCGACGATGCGTGCGGTCGATTGCTGCGTGCCTTGGAGTCCAGTGGACAAGCCGAAAACACAATCGTTGTTTTCACTTCAGACAATGGTCCAGAACGATACGCATACGCGCGAGATGAAGCTTTTGATCACTGGTCATCACAACCATTTCGCGGACTCAAACGCGACATCTACGAAGGTGGGCATCATGTCCCCTTCATCGTTAAGTGGCCGGGTGTGACTCGATCGGGACGAGTCTGCGATGCGTTGGTCAGCCAGATTGATTTGATGGCGACCTTTGCCGACGCATTGGACTTTGAACTGCCCCATGACGCTGCTGAGGACTCCCATAGCCTGATACCACTGTTAAAAGATGAGCAAGCGTCAGTTCGACAAACACATGTTCACAACACGCGAAAAAACCAGTACGCCATCCGACACGGCGACTGGTTGCTGGTGGATGCGAAGAACGGCTACCTGTCAGGACGAAACCAACAATGGGAGCAGCGTCATGGCTACGGCGAAGACGATGAAGGTACCGTCGAACTATATGACTTGAAGAGTGATATCGGGCAACGCTTCAACTTGGCGGACCAGCATCCAGAGAAGGTCACTGAACTCCAACGTTTGCTCACGCAAATCCGCGAGCAAGGTCATTCGGCACCCCGTTTGTCGACCATTCCATGA
- a CDS encoding sulfatase family protein, protein MNWDDCGAYGHPAIRTPNIDQLASEGLRFQHAYLTTNSCSPSRASIITGKYPHNTGAEQLHWPIPAGSHTVARQLKSMGYYTAAAGKWHMGDHIRDHFDKVYEASTAGFVLPSGKDGEPPKMIAQQPSGCEDWERALDERDKSKPFFMWLASLDPHREYTDGSLDPPHRSEDVIVPAHLPDTPDVREDLRLYYDEIGRLDQYVGKVMNKLDSQGVAENTVVLFISDNGRPFPRDKTTLYDGGIRTPWIVRWPRKVTAGVVTNSLVSAVDIAPTFLALAGGDQSDLKSDGQSFADVLTNPLVSTREFAFAEDHWHDYEDHARCIVDQRFKLIRNDYVDLPATPSADAGRGLSWQDMLRLNQSEELTEAQQSCFRSPRPHWELFDLQRDPGELSNRIDDPAYQSVKQRLTRALDQWTLKTDDYIPTKRTPDEFDRVTGEPDHNVRVRPRPSKQEMFHTNGKY, encoded by the coding sequence ATGAACTGGGATGATTGTGGAGCTTATGGGCACCCAGCAATTCGAACCCCCAACATAGATCAACTTGCCAGCGAAGGCCTGCGTTTTCAGCACGCGTACCTGACCACCAATTCATGCAGCCCATCGAGAGCCAGCATCATCACGGGCAAGTACCCTCATAACACTGGTGCCGAACAATTGCATTGGCCGATACCGGCGGGTAGTCATACCGTTGCGCGTCAACTCAAGTCGATGGGTTATTACACTGCTGCGGCCGGCAAGTGGCACATGGGTGATCATATCCGCGATCACTTTGACAAGGTCTACGAAGCGTCGACCGCCGGTTTCGTACTTCCGTCTGGTAAAGACGGCGAGCCGCCCAAGATGATTGCACAGCAACCCAGTGGTTGTGAGGATTGGGAAAGAGCGCTCGATGAACGCGACAAATCAAAGCCATTCTTCATGTGGTTGGCATCGCTCGATCCGCACCGTGAATACACCGACGGGTCACTTGATCCGCCACACCGCAGTGAGGACGTGATTGTCCCAGCACACTTGCCCGACACGCCAGATGTGCGTGAGGACTTGCGACTGTACTACGACGAAATCGGACGACTGGACCAATACGTCGGCAAGGTGATGAACAAATTGGACTCGCAAGGCGTTGCCGAGAACACAGTCGTCTTGTTCATAAGCGACAATGGGCGTCCCTTCCCTCGTGACAAAACGACGTTATACGACGGAGGTATCCGCACGCCTTGGATCGTCCGGTGGCCTCGGAAGGTCACTGCGGGCGTGGTAACTAACTCGCTTGTTAGTGCCGTCGACATTGCCCCAACGTTCCTAGCTCTCGCGGGCGGCGACCAAAGCGACTTAAAAAGTGATGGTCAAAGTTTCGCCGATGTGTTGACGAATCCATTGGTGAGCACCCGCGAATTTGCTTTTGCCGAAGATCATTGGCACGACTACGAAGATCACGCAAGATGCATTGTTGACCAACGATTCAAACTTATACGCAACGACTACGTCGATCTGCCTGCGACGCCATCGGCTGATGCGGGTCGAGGTTTATCTTGGCAAGACATGCTGCGATTGAATCAATCGGAAGAACTAACCGAAGCACAACAATCCTGCTTCCGCTCACCTCGTCCTCACTGGGAACTGTTCGATCTGCAACGGGACCCTGGCGAACTGAGCAATCGAATCGACGACCCCGCTTATCAATCGGTGAAGCAGCGTCTTACCAGAGCTCTCGATCAATGGACACTCAAGACAGACGATTACATACCGACTAAACGAACTCCCGATGAGTTTGACCGAGTCACGGGGGAACCAGATCACAATGTCCGCGTTCGGCCCCGTCCATCGAAGCAGGAAATGTTCCATACCAACGGCAAGTACTAG
- a CDS encoding sulfatase: MNSNALPSRLCLLALVVTGALISDATSYADQCKRPNIIVFLVDDMGVMDTSLPFLTDDRGRPKRYPLNDFYRTANMEKLAASGIRFSNFYAMSVCSPTRISLLTGQNAARHHTTQWIMSEANNRGEFGPPDWNWKGLQKDSVTLPRLLQSAGYRTIHVGKGHFGPHGTEGADPLNLGFEVNIAGREIGAPGSYSGQQNYGNGRIRGKDRAVPHLDKYHGTDTHLSEALTLEAELQIDHSVAAGQPFFLYLAHYAVHAPFQSDPRFASHYADSGRPKRVQNFATLIEGMDKSLGDLVTHVRSLGVGENTLLLFLGDNGTDAPIGHEHTVACAEPLRGKKGSHYEGGMRVPFIAAWVTPNPENLTQQELPILVGGIQTQMANVCDLLPTIAEVAKVAPPSSLQMDGSSLATLLTGKPDDSHSTEFLMHFPHEHRTNYFTSYRNGDWKVVHHDFPGEDSDNVRYQLFNLASDPFEQRNLADSHPDELQRMMEELLASLESHQAQYVVDPKNLPTPLKPVMVQPAK; the protein is encoded by the coding sequence ATGAACTCTAACGCACTCCCATCGCGACTATGCCTGCTTGCGCTGGTGGTTACCGGAGCGTTAATCAGCGATGCAACCTCCTATGCCGATCAATGCAAACGCCCCAACATTATCGTGTTCTTAGTCGATGACATGGGTGTCATGGATACCTCGCTACCGTTCCTGACCGATGATCGGGGCCGGCCCAAACGTTATCCATTGAATGATTTCTATCGCACAGCGAACATGGAAAAATTGGCGGCAAGCGGTATTCGGTTTAGCAATTTTTATGCGATGAGCGTATGTTCGCCGACGCGAATCTCACTGCTCACCGGCCAGAACGCTGCCAGACATCACACCACTCAGTGGATCATGAGCGAGGCAAACAATCGCGGCGAGTTCGGTCCACCTGATTGGAACTGGAAAGGGCTGCAAAAGGATAGCGTCACACTACCTCGCTTGCTGCAGTCCGCTGGCTACCGCACCATTCACGTCGGCAAAGGACATTTTGGACCTCATGGTACCGAAGGCGCTGATCCTTTGAATCTTGGGTTTGAGGTCAACATCGCCGGTCGTGAAATTGGGGCACCAGGCTCTTACTCGGGTCAGCAAAACTATGGGAACGGGCGTATAAGAGGCAAAGACCGAGCGGTGCCGCATTTAGACAAGTATCACGGAACGGATACGCATTTGTCCGAAGCTCTAACCCTTGAAGCAGAACTGCAGATAGACCATTCCGTCGCGGCGGGTCAACCGTTTTTCCTTTATCTAGCTCACTATGCTGTCCATGCTCCTTTTCAGTCCGATCCACGTTTTGCGAGCCATTATGCGGACTCAGGACGACCGAAGCGTGTTCAAAACTTTGCCACACTGATTGAAGGTATGGACAAGTCGCTTGGTGATTTAGTAACCCATGTTCGCTCGCTTGGCGTGGGCGAGAACACACTCTTGTTGTTCTTGGGTGATAACGGAACCGATGCTCCGATTGGACACGAGCACACGGTCGCATGTGCTGAACCGCTGCGTGGCAAGAAAGGCTCGCACTACGAAGGCGGGATGCGAGTGCCATTCATCGCTGCATGGGTCACACCCAATCCAGAGAATCTTACACAGCAAGAACTTCCTATCCTTGTCGGTGGCATCCAAACTCAGATGGCGAACGTTTGCGACTTGTTACCGACGATTGCAGAAGTCGCGAAGGTCGCCCCTCCTTCAAGTCTCCAAATGGACGGAAGTTCGCTCGCTACACTGCTTACCGGTAAACCGGATGATTCTCATTCGACTGAGTTCTTGATGCACTTTCCCCATGAGCATCGCACGAATTACTTTACAAGCTATCGCAACGGCGACTGGAAAGTCGTTCATCACGATTTTCCTGGCGAGGACTCTGACAATGTTCGGTACCAACTTTTCAATCTTGCCTCGGATCCGTTTGAACAACGCAACCTCGCTGATTCGCATCCCGATGAACTCCAGCGAATGATGGAAGAATTGCTGGCGAGTTTGGAATCGCATCAGGCCCAATATGTCGTGGATCCAAAGAACCTTCCAACGCCGCTCAAGCCGGTCATGGTCCAGCCCGCGAAGTAG
- a CDS encoding 3-keto-disaccharide hydrolase → MIHKLKTAFIFALTLFSGMSYSAKAQESPTVNTNVALGNWSLVLPNGAAGWMTIGQHEGALKAELWTVGMGRATDNVRYDGNTLTFYRKISVGAPEYAGGPPTGPKVNVKHIATIDGDRITVDMQWPNSAGDIEEQRFHGKRLRPLPPRPNLDQVQYGETIELFNGRDLTGWRLTNPSQMSGWKAEDGELVNTTPKLSFDPFSQYGNLRTDREFDDFNLILEFNVPKGGNSGVYLRGRYEAQVVDRDSPMQGIQGVGAIFSRMAPSTNAGKLGGQWQSYDITLVDRHVTVILNGTKVIDNQPIVGATNGALSADDEAPGPIYLQGDHTAVRYRNLYLRPVVRASGPR, encoded by the coding sequence ATGATTCACAAGCTCAAGACAGCGTTCATATTCGCGCTCACGCTATTCTCGGGAATGTCCTATTCGGCAAAGGCCCAGGAATCTCCCACAGTCAACACTAACGTCGCGTTGGGGAATTGGAGCCTCGTACTGCCAAATGGCGCTGCGGGTTGGATGACCATCGGTCAACATGAAGGAGCATTGAAGGCTGAATTGTGGACCGTGGGAATGGGCCGAGCGACTGACAACGTTCGCTACGATGGAAACACCCTTACGTTCTACCGAAAGATCTCCGTCGGCGCGCCCGAATACGCAGGCGGTCCACCAACGGGTCCAAAGGTGAACGTGAAGCACATCGCTACCATCGACGGTGATCGCATCACGGTTGACATGCAATGGCCAAATTCGGCTGGTGACATTGAAGAACAGCGTTTTCATGGCAAGCGATTGCGGCCACTACCTCCGCGTCCGAATCTTGATCAAGTGCAGTACGGAGAAACGATTGAGCTTTTCAATGGTCGCGACTTAACCGGTTGGCGACTGACGAACCCAAGCCAAATGAGTGGTTGGAAAGCAGAAGATGGTGAGTTGGTGAACACAACTCCTAAGCTTAGCTTTGATCCGTTCTCGCAATACGGAAACTTGCGCACCGACCGCGAGTTTGACGACTTCAACCTCATACTCGAGTTCAACGTACCCAAGGGCGGCAACAGTGGCGTCTACTTGCGAGGTCGCTATGAAGCCCAAGTGGTTGACCGAGATAGTCCAATGCAGGGCATCCAAGGTGTAGGTGCCATCTTTAGTCGCATGGCTCCGTCAACCAATGCGGGCAAACTCGGCGGGCAATGGCAGTCCTATGACATCACATTAGTGGACCGTCATGTAACGGTCATTCTCAATGGCACAAAAGTGATCGACAATCAACCCATCGTTGGTGCTACTAACGGGGCACTGAGTGCCGACGACGAGGCTCCCGGTCCTATCTACCTTCAGGGTGACCATACTGCGGTACGCTACCGCAATCTCTATCTACGCCCGGTAGTTCGAGCGTCTGGACCGCGATGA
- a CDS encoding serine/threonine-protein kinase: MNSSISSDPSPMDADDWLSECLQRLAEQGCVSEPAELLAYVPDLDHDLRRMLLVELVKLDMAMSAEAGTIRRIEDYLAVAPDLLSPTNVPIDLVMEEMQLRRDVGESPQASEYQLRYPQLATVLTPLEQSINAIESVETQGAPPEIDAGEQIDDFLILQKLGQGAFAQVYLAQQISMRRLVALKISRGKGGESQSLAQFDHPNIVRVFDQRLLDESSLHLLYMQFVPGGTLADVVKTLRSHPCDDGLNPRGGWLLLQSVDEQLLEAAQVVPDQSATRDWIATSPWPQVVAWVGIHVCRALHEAHAQQILHRDVKPANVLLSAEAIPKLADFNVSVSESPDQAGKAASLGGSLAYMSPEHIGAIIDKNHADQANIREPADLYSLGVLLWELWQGQRPFQSGSVQLSWNDAAAEQLASRQRPLATPIVDELAPHAAAERVLEKTLRRVLSVEPSDRFGDGAEMAGRLRLSLYPQAATLFDPPEKSWRAWLSRQSPWVMACLVLLIPHAIAGGLNYQYNMNEVMKPLQLEHVLRSVSWIVNLTYFPFATVCAIWMTRSMVRAVENARQDQRVDSRDLGNMLELGNRAATIGGSLWFSSGILFPLVFHYLDPDFHWMASLQLFLSSLICGGIAMAYPYFGMAWLATFVFYPLCLRNTMQDSDFDERATRFTNRGEVYTLIAAILPLVGGALMISTPSSSRWFMLAAVLAGMLGLLVATSIHHRVVKAWAQMGQVLSTQNSAFPE, from the coding sequence GTGAACTCTTCGATCTCCTCGGATCCATCACCGATGGACGCAGACGATTGGCTGAGCGAATGTTTGCAAAGGCTCGCCGAACAGGGATGTGTTTCCGAGCCGGCGGAGTTGTTGGCGTATGTGCCAGACCTCGACCACGATTTGCGGCGAATGTTGTTGGTCGAGTTAGTCAAACTAGACATGGCAATGTCGGCCGAAGCAGGAACCATTCGTCGCATCGAGGACTACCTTGCGGTCGCGCCCGATCTATTGTCGCCCACTAATGTGCCAATCGACTTGGTGATGGAAGAAATGCAACTTCGGAGGGATGTTGGCGAATCGCCGCAGGCATCGGAGTATCAACTTCGTTATCCGCAGTTGGCTACCGTACTGACTCCGCTGGAGCAGTCCATCAACGCTATCGAGTCCGTAGAGACGCAAGGTGCACCGCCCGAGATCGACGCGGGTGAACAGATCGATGACTTCCTAATATTGCAGAAGCTTGGCCAGGGAGCGTTCGCCCAAGTTTATTTAGCTCAGCAAATTTCGATGCGACGCCTCGTTGCGCTGAAAATCTCTAGGGGCAAAGGGGGTGAATCTCAATCCTTAGCCCAGTTTGATCACCCTAACATCGTTCGCGTATTCGATCAGCGATTGCTCGACGAGTCGTCACTGCATCTTTTGTACATGCAGTTCGTGCCGGGCGGAACGCTGGCCGACGTCGTCAAGACCCTCCGCTCGCACCCCTGCGATGACGGCTTGAATCCACGGGGAGGATGGTTGCTCTTGCAGTCCGTTGATGAACAACTACTCGAAGCCGCGCAAGTGGTTCCCGATCAATCGGCAACCCGTGACTGGATCGCCACCTCACCTTGGCCTCAGGTCGTCGCATGGGTCGGCATCCATGTATGCCGTGCCCTTCACGAGGCTCATGCCCAACAGATCCTTCACCGAGACGTTAAACCTGCCAACGTTCTGCTCTCGGCCGAAGCAATACCTAAGCTCGCGGATTTCAACGTAAGTGTTTCTGAATCGCCCGACCAAGCTGGCAAGGCTGCATCGCTTGGTGGGTCGCTTGCCTACATGTCGCCAGAGCACATTGGCGCTATCATCGACAAAAACCATGCTGATCAAGCCAATATTCGCGAACCTGCTGATCTGTATTCGCTCGGCGTTTTGTTGTGGGAACTTTGGCAGGGACAACGGCCATTCCAAAGCGGCAGCGTGCAACTTTCTTGGAACGACGCTGCCGCCGAGCAACTCGCTTCGCGTCAACGCCCGCTCGCAACTCCGATTGTCGACGAATTGGCTCCCCACGCCGCCGCAGAGCGTGTTCTAGAAAAGACGCTTCGCCGAGTCCTATCGGTGGAGCCCTCGGATCGATTCGGCGATGGGGCTGAGATGGCGGGGCGGTTGCGTTTGTCGCTGTATCCGCAAGCAGCAACGCTGTTCGATCCGCCAGAGAAGTCCTGGCGAGCGTGGCTTTCGCGTCAATCGCCCTGGGTGATGGCGTGTTTGGTACTATTGATCCCACACGCGATTGCTGGTGGGTTGAACTACCAATACAACATGAACGAAGTGATGAAGCCACTTCAGTTAGAACACGTGCTGCGATCCGTTTCCTGGATCGTCAACCTCACCTATTTCCCCTTCGCAACGGTGTGCGCTATTTGGATGACTCGCAGCATGGTTCGTGCTGTCGAAAACGCTCGCCAAGATCAACGCGTTGATAGCCGAGACTTAGGGAACATGCTGGAATTGGGAAATCGCGCCGCGACCATCGGTGGTTCGCTTTGGTTTTCGTCTGGGATTTTGTTTCCGTTGGTGTTTCACTATCTAGATCCCGACTTTCATTGGATGGCATCGCTGCAGTTGTTTCTGTCGTCGTTGATTTGCGGAGGCATCGCGATGGCATACCCATACTTTGGAATGGCATGGTTAGCCACATTTGTCTTCTATCCCCTGTGCTTACGAAACACGATGCAGGATTCGGACTTCGACGAGAGGGCAACTCGGTTTACTAATCGAGGCGAAGTTTACACATTGATCGCGGCGATCTTACCACTCGTTGGCGGAGCACTGATGATTTCCACGCCTTCGTCTTCGCGATGGTTCATGTTAGCGGCCGTGCTAGCGGGCATGCTCGGATTGCTCGTTGCGACCTCGATTCACCATCGAGTCGTCAAAGCGTGGGCACAAATGGGGCAAGTCTTATCGACCCAAAATTCAGCTTTCCCCGAGTAG
- a CDS encoding S1 family peptidase — protein MSAIHPKGLMPVIPLATALANRYAVIALMSLMAITARGDAETYARVVQSTAWIVTSDADNETATGTGVLVDSEKRIVLTNAHVVGDSRTVVVFFADIEDGIPNVKRKHYLDNVLKLAQPGKVVAVDRRRDLALIQLPKIPKDVKAIEMAEKSIKPGSSIELVGNPGNSDVMWVSTSGSVRAVYDKKFKSNHGEHNFRAVETQSPIQPGDSGGPIVDSEGKLVALAQSFSPETSLISFCVDITEIRSLMSSSWKPAPIPSKQLLEDADIEHTVSSTGHYQVEHKLADDKIQTVYVAKDTEYFERADVRKIWSLVQVSKDAPGTDLMNRLLRQSSVTKIGAWAIEKNDAGEHLVIYVAKLDATAPDEAIKGTIEYVARISSAMAKELEPKKNEKTAAETLASWLAQ, from the coding sequence ATGTCTGCTATCCATCCTAAAGGTCTCATGCCTGTCATTCCGCTCGCCACAGCACTAGCGAATCGTTACGCCGTTATCGCTCTCATGAGCCTCATGGCCATCACTGCACGCGGTGATGCGGAAACCTACGCTCGAGTCGTCCAATCCACCGCTTGGATCGTTACCAGCGATGCTGACAATGAAACCGCGACCGGTACCGGCGTCTTGGTCGATTCGGAGAAGCGAATCGTCCTGACCAACGCACACGTCGTGGGTGATAGTCGCACGGTAGTGGTTTTCTTCGCCGATATCGAAGATGGCATTCCCAACGTAAAACGCAAACACTACCTCGATAACGTTTTGAAACTTGCACAACCTGGGAAAGTGGTCGCGGTCGATCGCCGTCGCGACTTGGCGTTGATTCAACTGCCCAAAATCCCCAAGGACGTGAAAGCCATCGAGATGGCGGAGAAAAGCATCAAGCCCGGTTCGTCGATCGAATTGGTAGGAAATCCGGGCAACAGTGACGTGATGTGGGTATCGACATCTGGTTCCGTGCGAGCCGTGTACGACAAGAAGTTCAAGTCCAACCATGGTGAACACAACTTCCGCGCAGTCGAAACGCAAAGCCCCATTCAACCAGGTGACAGCGGTGGTCCAATTGTGGACAGTGAGGGCAAGCTGGTCGCGCTGGCTCAGTCCTTTTCCCCTGAAACGTCGCTCATCAGCTTCTGCGTCGATATTACGGAAATTAGATCTTTGATGTCCAGCAGTTGGAAACCCGCGCCCATTCCCAGCAAACAACTGCTCGAGGATGCTGACATCGAACACACGGTTAGCTCAACCGGGCACTATCAAGTCGAACACAAGCTGGCCGACGACAAGATCCAAACGGTTTACGTCGCGAAAGACACCGAGTACTTCGAGCGTGCGGACGTTCGGAAAATCTGGTCACTCGTACAAGTCAGCAAGGATGCCCCAGGCACTGACCTGATGAATCGCCTGCTCCGCCAAAGCTCCGTGACCAAGATTGGAGCCTGGGCGATCGAAAAGAACGATGCGGGTGAACATCTGGTGATCTACGTCGCCAAGCTGGACGCTACTGCACCGGACGAAGCGATCAAAGGAACGATCGAGTACGTGGCCCGCATTTCGTCGGCGATGGCCAAGGAACTTGAACCCAAAAAGAACGAGAAAACGGCAGCCGAAACCCTGGCTTCCTGGCTGGCTCAATAG
- a CDS encoding RNA polymerase sigma factor, whose amino-acid sequence MPSIDSTNNDGDSEDAADHELVARIKQHDAEALGRYIERHRNELTGFLRSITTARLLSAIELDDLLQEVAATAIASLDTAPLEQYEPKQWLQQVARRRVVDAHRFHFGAQRRDSRRQQSLHAPAGGGDQDMGLEQLLAASMTSPSAAFSQDVRLSRMQQAIASLGDEQRDVIRLRYVDGLATKQIAEQLGKTDVAIRVLLSRSMRQLEKLLEDVKPTR is encoded by the coding sequence ATGCCATCAATCGATTCAACCAACAATGACGGTGATTCCGAGGACGCAGCGGACCATGAACTTGTCGCTCGGATCAAGCAACACGATGCCGAAGCATTGGGACGCTACATTGAACGTCACCGCAATGAACTAACGGGATTCCTTCGCTCCATTACGACTGCTCGTTTGTTAAGTGCTATCGAACTTGATGATTTGCTTCAGGAAGTTGCTGCGACCGCGATTGCTAGTTTGGACACTGCACCGTTAGAGCAATACGAGCCCAAGCAATGGTTGCAGCAAGTTGCTCGTCGGCGAGTGGTCGATGCCCACCGATTTCACTTTGGCGCGCAACGACGCGATTCACGCCGACAACAATCGTTGCACGCGCCCGCAGGCGGTGGCGACCAGGACATGGGACTCGAACAATTGCTCGCTGCCAGCATGACTTCGCCCAGCGCAGCTTTCAGCCAGGACGTTCGCCTTAGCCGGATGCAACAAGCAATTGCAAGTCTCGGTGATGAACAGCGCGATGTTATCCGTCTACGGTATGTCGATGGACTCGCAACGAAGCAAATCGCCGAACAACTCGGTAAGACTGACGTGGCCATTCGAGTTCTTTTGTCGCGAAGCATGCGACAGCTCGAAAAGTTGCTTGAAGACGTCAAGCCGACACGTTAA